The window NNNNNNNNNNNNNNNNNNNNNNNNNNNNNNNNNNNNNNNNNNNNNNNNNNNNNNNNNNNNNNNNNNNNNNNNNNNNNNNNNNNNNNNNNNNNNNNNNNNNNNNNNNNNNNNNNNNNNNNNNNNNNNNNNNNNNNNNNNNNNNNNNNNNNNNNNNNNNNNNNNNNNNNNNNNNNNNNNNNNNNNNNNNNNNNNNNNNNNNNNNNNNNNNNNNNNNNNNNNNNNNNNNNNNNNNNNNNNNNNNNNNNNNNNNNNNNNNNNNNNNNNNNNNNNNNNNNNNNNNNNNNNNNNNNNNNNNNNNNNNNNNNNNNNNNNNNNNNNNNNNNNNNNNNNNNNNNNNNNNNNNNNNNNNNNNNNNNNNNNNNNNNNNNNNNNNNNNNNNNNNNNNNNNNNNNNNNNNNNNNNNNNNNNNNNNNNNNNNNNNNNNNNNNNNNNNNNNNNNNNNNNNNNNNNNNNNNNNNNNNNNNNNNNNNNNNNNNNNNNNNNNNNNNNNNNNNNNNNNNNNNNNNNNNNNNNNNNNNNNNNNNNNNNNNNNNNNNNNNNNNNNNNNNNNNNNNNNNNNNNNNNNNNNNNNNNNNNNNNNNNNNNNNNNNNNNNNNNNNNNNNNNNNNNNNNNNNNNNNNNNNNNNNNNNNNNNNNNNNNNNNNNNNNNNNNNNNNNNNNNNNNNNNNNNNNNNNNNNNNNNNNNNNNNNNNNNNNNNNNNNNNNNNNNNNNNNNNNNNNNNNNNNNNNNNNNNNNNNNNNNNNNNNNNNNNNNNNNNNNNNNNNNNNNNNNNNNNNNNNNNNNNNNNNNNNNNNNNNNNNNNNNNNNNNNNNNNNNNNNNNNNNNNNNNNNNNNNNNNNNNNNNNNNNNNNNNNNNNNNNNNNNNNNNNNNNNNNNNNNNNNNNNNNNNNNNNNNNNNNNNNNNNNNNNNNNNNNNNNNNNNNNNNNNNNNNNNNNNNNNNNNNNNNNNNNNNNNNNNNNNNNNNNNNNNNNNNNNNNNNNNNNNNNNNNNNNNNNNNNNNNNNNNNNNNNNNNNNNNNNNNNNNNNNNNNNNNNNNNNNNNNNNNNNNNNNNNNNNNNNNNNNNNNNNNNNNNNNNNNNNNNNNNNNNNNNNNNNNNNNNNNNNNNNNNNNNNNNNNNNNNNNNNNNNNNNNNNNNNNNNNNNNNNNNNNNNNNNNNNNNNNNNNNNNNNNNNNNNNNNNNNNNNNNNNNNNNNNNNNNNNNNNNNNNNNNNNNNNNNNNNNNNNNNNNNNNNNNNNNNNNNNNNNNNNNNNNNNNNNNNNNNNNNNNNNNNNNNNNNNNNNNNNNNNNNNNNNNNNNNNNNNNNNNNNNNNNNNNNNNNNNNNNNNNNNNNNNNNNNNNNNNNNNNNNNNNNNNNNNNNNNNNNNNNNNNNNNNNNNNNNNNNNNNNNNNNNNNNNNNNNNNNNNNNNNNNNNNNNNNNNNNNNNNNNNNNNNNNNNNNNNNNNNNNNNNNNNNNNNNNNNNNNNNNNNNNNNNNNNNNNNNNNNNNNNNNNNNNNNNNNNNNNNNNNNNNNNNNNNNNNNNNNNNNNNNNNNNNNNNNNNNNNNNNNNNNNNNNNNNNNNNNNNNNNNNNNNNNNNNNNNNNNNNNNNNNNNNNNNNNNNNNNNNNNNNNNNNNNNNNNNNNNNNNNNNNNNNNNNNNNNNNNNNNNNNNNNNNNNNNNNNNNNNNNNNNNNNNNNNNNNNNNNNNNNNNNNNNNNNNNNNNNNNNNNNNNNNNNNNNNNNNNNNNNNNNNNNNNNNNNNNNNNNNNNNNNNNNNNNNNNNNNNNNNNNNNNNNNNNNNNNNNNNNNNNNNNNNNNNNNNNNNNNNNNNNNNNNNNNNNNNNNNNNNNNNNNNNNNNNNNNNNNNNNNNNNNNNNNNNNNNNNNNNNNNNNNNNNNNNNNNNNNNNNNNNNNNNNNNNNNNNNNNNNNNNNNNNNNNNNNNNNNNNNNNNNNNNNNNNNNNNNNNNNNNNNNNNNNNNNNNNNNNNNNNNNNNNNNNNNNNNNNNNNNNNNNNNNNNNNNNNNNNNNNNNNNNNNNNNNNNNNNNNNNNNNNNNNNNNNNNNNNNNNNNNNNNNNNNNNNNNNNNNNNNNNNNNNNNNNNNNNNNNNNNNNNNNNNNNNNNNNNNNNNNNNNNNNNNNNNNNNNNNNNNNNNNNNNNNNNNNNNNNNNNNNNNNNNNNNNNNNNNNNNNNNNNNNNNNNNNNNNNNNNNNNNNNNNNNNNNNNNNNNNNNNNNNNNNNNNNNNNNNNNNNNNNNNNNNNNNNNNNNNNNNNNNNNNNNNNNNNNNNNNNNNNNNNNNNNNNNNNNNNNNNNNNNNNNNNNNNNNNNNNNNNNNNNNNNNNNNNNNNNNNNNNNNNNNNNNNNNNNNNNNNNNNNNNNNNNNNNNNNNNNNNNNNNNNNNNNNNNNNNNNNNNNNNNNNNNNNNNNNNNNNNNNNNNNNNNNNNNNNNNNNNNNNNNNNNNNNNNNNNNNNNNNNNNNNNNNNNNNNNNNNNNNNNNNNNNNNNNNNNNNNNNNNNNNNNNNNNNNNNNNNNNNNNNNNNNNNNNNNNNNNNNNNNNNNNNNNNNNNNNNNNNNNNNNNNNNNNNNNNNNNNNNNNNNNNNNNNNNNNNNNNNNNNNNNNNNNNNNNNNNNNNNNNNNNNNNNNNNNNNNNNNNNNNNNNNNNNNNNNNNNNNNNNNNNNNNNNNNNNNNNNNNNNNNNNNNNNNNNNNNNNNNNNNNNNNNNNNNNNNNNNNNNNNNNNNNNNNNNNNNNNNNNNNNNNNNNNNNNNNNNNNNNNNNNNNNNNNNNNNNNNNNNNNNNNNNNNNNNNNNNNNNNNNNNNNNNNNNNNNNNNNNNNNNNNNNNNNNNNNNNNNNNNNNNNNNNNNNNNNNNNNNNNNNNNNNNNNNNNNNNNNNNNNNNNNNNNNNNNNNNNNNNNNNNNNNNNNNNNNNNNNNNNNNNNNNNNNNNNNNNNNNNNNNNNNNNNNNNNNNNNNNNNNNNNNNNNNNNNNNNNNNNNNNNNNNNNNNNNNNNNNNNNNNNNNNNNNNNNNNNNNNNNNNNNNNNNNNNNNNNNNNNNNNNNNNNNNNNNNNNNNNNNNNNNNNNNNNNNNNNNNNNNNNNNNNNNNNNNNNNNNNNNNNNNNNNNNNNNNNNNNNNNNNNNNNNNNNNNNNNNNNNNNNNNNNNNNNNNNNNNNNNNNNNNNNNNNNNNNNNNNNNNNNNNNNNNNNNNNNNNNNNNNNNNNNNNNNNNNNNNNNNNNNNNNNNNNNNNNNNNNNNNNNNNNNNNNNNNNNNNNNNNNNNNNNNNNNNNNNNNNNNNNNNNNNNNNNNNNNNNNNNNNNNNNNNNNNNNNNNNNNNNNNNNNNNNNNNNNNNNNNNNNNNNNNNNNNNNNNNNNNNNNNNNNNNNNNNNNNNNNNNNNNNNNNNNNNNNNNNNNNNNNNNNNNNNNNNNNNNNNNNNNNNNNNNNNNNNNNNNNNNNNNNNNNNNNNNNNNNNNNNNNNNNNNNNNNNNNNNNNNNNNNNNNNNNNNNNNNNNNNNNNNNNNNNNNNNNNNNNNNNNNNNNNNNNNNNNNNNNNNNNNNNNNNNNNNNNNNNNNNNNNNNNNNNNNNNNNNNNNNNNNNNNNNNNNNNNNNNNNNNNNNNNNNNNNNNNNNNNNNNNNNNNNNNNNNNNNNNNNNNNNNNNNNNNNNNNNNNNNNNNNNNNNNNNNNNNNNNNNNNNNNNNNNNNNNNNNNNNNNNNNNNNNNNNNNNNNNNNNNNNNNNNNNNNNNNNNNNNNNNNNNNNNNNNNNNNNNNNNNNNNNNNNNNNNNNNNNNNNNNNNNNNNNNNNNNNNNNNNNNNNNNNNNNNNNNNNNNNNNNNNNNNNNNNNNNNNNNNNNNNNNNNNNNNNNNNNNNNNNNNNNNNNNNNNNNNNNNNNNNNNNNNNNNNNNNNNNNNNNNNNNNNNNNNNNNNNNNNNNNNNNNNNNNNNNNNNNNNNNNNNNNNNNNNNNNNNNNNNNNNNNNNNNNNNNNNNNNNNNNNNNNNNNNNNNNNNNNNNNNNNNNNNNNNNNNNNNNNNNNNNNNNNNNNNNNNNNNNNNNNNNNNNNNNNNNNNNNNNNNNNNNNNNNNNNNNNNNNNNNNNNNNNNNNNNNNNNNNNNNNNNNNNNNNNNNNNNNNNNNNNNNNNNNNNNNNNNNNNNNNNNNNNNNNNNNNNNNNNNNNNNNNNNNNNNNNNNNNNNNNNNNNNNNNNNNNNNNNNNNNNNNNNNNNNNNNNNNNNNNNNNNNNNNNNNNNNNNNNNNNNNNNNNNNNNNNNNNNNNNNNNNNNNNNNNNNNNNNNNNNNNNNNNNNNNNNNNNNNNNNNNNNNNNNNNNNNNNNNNNNNNNNNNNNNNNNNNNNNNNNNNNNNNNNNNNNNNNNNNNNNNNNNNNNNNNNNNNNNNNNNNNNNNNNNNNNNNNNNNNNNNNNNNNNNNNNNNNNNNNNNNNNNNNNNNNNNNNNNNNNNNNNNNNNNNNNNNNNNNNNNNNNNNNNNNNNNNNNNNNNNNNNNNNNNNNNNNNNNNNNNNNNNNNNNNNNNNNNNNNNNNNNNNNNNNNNNNNNNNNNNNNNNNNNNNNNNNNNNNNNNNNNNNNNNNNNNNNNNNNNNNNNNNNNNNNNNNNNNNNNNNNNNNNNNNNNNNNNNNNNNNNNNNNNNNNNNNNNNNNNNNNNNNNNNNNNNNNNNNNNNNNNNNNNNNNNNNNNNNNNNNNNNNNNNNNNNNNNNNNNNNNNNNNNNNNNNNNNNNNNNNNNNNNNNNNNNNNNNNNNNNNNNNNNNNNNNNNNNNNNNNNNNNNNNNNNNNNNNNNNNNNNNNNNNNNNNNNNNNNNNNNNNNNNNNNNNNNNNNNNNNNNNNNNNNNNNNNNNNNNNNNNNNNNNNNNNNNNNNNNNNNNNNNNNNNNNNNNNNNNNNNNNNNNNNNNNNNNNNNNNNNNNNNNNNNNNNNNNNNNNNNNNNNNNNNNNNNNNNNNNNNNNNNNNNNNNNNNNNNNNNNNNNNNNNNNNNNNNNNNNNNNNNNNNNNNNNNNNNNNNNNNNNNNNNNNNNNNNNNNNNNNNNNNNNNNNNNNNNNNNNNNNNNNNNNNNNNNNNNNNNNNNNNNNNNNNNNNNNNNNNNNNNNNNNNNNNNNNNNNNNNNNNNNNNNNNNNNNNNNNNNNNNNNNNNNNNNNNNNNNNNNNNNNNNNNNNNNNNNNNNNNNNNNNNNNNNNNNNNNNNNNNNNNNNNNNNNNNNNNNNNNNNNNNNNNNNNNNNNNNNNNNNNNNNNNNNNNNNNNNNNNNNNNNNNNNNNNNNNNNNNNNNNNNNNNNNNNNNNNNNNNNNNNNNNNNNNNNNNNNNNNNNNNNNNNNNNNNNNNNNNNNNNNNNNNNNNNNNNNNNNNNNNNNNNNNNNNNNNNNNNNNNNNNNNNNNNNNNNNNNNNNNNNNNNNNNNNNNNNNNNNNNNNNNNNNNNNNNNNNNNNNNNNNNNNNNNNNNNNNNNNNNNNNNNNNNNNNNNNNNNNNNNNNNNNNNNNNNNNNNNNNNNNNNNNNNNNNNNNNNNNNNNNNNNNNNNNNNNNNNNNNNNNNNNNNNNNNNNNNNNNNNNNNNNNNNNNNNNNNNNNNNNNNNNNNNNNNNNNNNNNNNNNNNNNNNNNNNNNNNNNNNNNNNNNNNNNNNNNNNNNNNNNNNNNNNNNNNNNNNNNNNNNNNNNNNNNNNNNNNNNNNNNNNNNNNNNNNNNNNNNNNNNNNNNNNNNNNNNNNNNNNNNNNNNNNNNNNNNNNNNNNNNNNNNNNNNNNNNNNNNNNNNNNNNNNNNNNNNNNNNNNNNNNNNNNNNNNNNNNNNNNNNNNNNNNNNNNNNNNNNNNNNNNNNNNNNNNNNNNNNNNNNNNNNNNNNNNNNNNNNNNNNNNNNNNNNNNNNNNNNNNNNNNNNNNNNNNNNNNNNNNNNNNNNNNNNNNNNNNNNNNNNNNNNNNNNNNNNNNNNNNNNNNNNNNNNNNNNNNNNNNNNNNNNNNNNNNNNNNNNNNNNNNNNNNNNNNNNNNNNNNNNNNNNNNNNNNNNNNNNNNNNNNNNNNNNNNNNNNNNNNNNNNNNNNNNNNNNNNNNNNNNNNNNNNNNNNNNNNNNNNNNNNNNNNNNNNNNNNNNNNNNNNNNNNNNNNNNNNNNNNNNNNNNNNNNNNNNNNNNNNNNNNNNNNNNNNNNNNNNNNNNNNNNNNNNNNNNNNNNNNNNNNNNNNNNNNNNNNNNNNNNNNNNNNNNNNNNNNNNNNNNNNNNNNNNNNNNNNNNNNNNNNNNNNNNNNNNNNNNNNNNNNNNNNNNNNNNNNNNNNNNNNNNNNNNNNNNNNNNNNNNNNNNNNNNNNNNNNNNNNNNNNNNNNNNNNNNNNNNNNNNNNNNNNNNNNNNNNNNNNNNNNNNNNNNNNNNNNNNNNNNNNNNNNNNNNNNNNNNNNNNNNNNNNNNNNNNNNNNNNNNNNNNNNNNNNNNNNNNNNNNNNNNNNNNNNNNNNNNNNNNNNNNNNNNNNNNNNNNNNNNNNNNNNNNNNNNNNNNNNNNNNNNNNNNNNNNNNNNNNNNNNNNNNNNNNNNNNNNNNNNNNNNNNNNNNNNNNNNNNNNNNNNNNNNNNNNNNNNNNNNNNNNNNNNNNNNNNNNNNNNNNNNNNNNNNNNNNNNNNNNNNNNNNNNNNNNNNNNNNNNNNNNNNNNNNNNNNNNNNNNNNNNNNNNNNNNNNNNNNNNNNNNNNNNNNNNNNNNNNNNNNNNNNNNNNNNNNNNNNNNNNNNNNNNNNNNNNNNNNNNNNNNNNNNNNNNNNNNNNNNNNNNNNNNNNNNNNNNNNNNNNNNNNNNNNNNNNNNNNNNNNNNNNNNNNNNNNNNNNNNNNNNNNNNNNNNNNNNNNNNNNNNNNNNNNNNNNNNNNNNNNNNNNNNNNNNNNNNNNNNNNNNNNNNNNNNNNNNNNNNNNNNNNNNNNNNNNNNNNNNNNNNNNNNNNNNNNNNNNNNNNNNNNNNNNNNNNNNNNNNNNNNNNNNNNNNNNNNNNNNNNNNNNNNNNNNNNNNNNNNNNNNNNNNNNNNNNNNNNNNNNNNNNNNNNNNNNNNNNNNNNNNNNNNNNNNNNNNNNNNNNNNNNNNNNNNNNNNNNNNNNNNNNNNNNNNNNNNNNNNNNNNNNNNNNNNNNNNNNNNNNNNNNNNNNNNNNNNNNNNNNNNNNNNNNNNNNNNNNNNNNNNNNNNNNNNNNNNNNNNNNNNNNNNNNNNNNNNNNNNNNNNNNNNNNNNNNNNNNNNNNNNNNNNNNNNNNNNNNNNNNNNNNNNNNNNNNNNNNNNNNNNNNNNNNNNNNNNNNNNNNNNNNNNNNNNNNNNNNNNNNNNNNNNNNNNNNNNNNNNNNNNNNNNNNNNNNNNNNNNNNNNNNNNNNNNNNNNNNNNNNNNNNNNNNNNNNNNNNNNNNNNNNNNNNNNNNNNNNNNNNNNNNNNNNNNNNNNNNNNNNNNNNNNNNNNNNNNNNNNNNNNNNNNNNNNNNNNNNNNNNNNNNNNNNNNNNNNNNNNNNNNNNNNNNNNNNNNNNNNNNNNNNNNNNNNNNNNNNNNNNNNNNNNNNNNNNNNNNNNNNNNNNNNNNNNNNNNNNNNNNNNNNNNNNNNNNNNNNNNNNNNNNNNNNNNNNNNNNNNNNNNNNNNNNNNNNNNNNNNNNNNNNNNNNNNNNNNNNNNNNNNNNNNNNNNNNNNNNNNNNNNNNNNNNNNNNNNNNNNNNNNNNNNNNNNNNNNNNNNNNNNNNNNNNNNNNNNNNNNNNNNNNNNNNNNNNNNNNNNNNNNNNNNNNNNNNNNNNNNNNNNNNNNNNNNNNNNNNNNNNNNNNNNNNNNNNNNNNNNNNNNNNNNNNNNNNNNNNNNNNNNNNNNNNNNNNNNNNNNNNNNNNNNNNNNNNNNNNNNNNNNNNNNNNNNNNNNNNNNNNNNNNNNNNNNNNNNNNNNNNNNNNNNNNNNNNNNNNNNNNNNNNNNNNNNNNNNNNNNNNNNNNNNNNNNNNNNNNNNNNNNNNNNNNNNNNNNNNNNNNNNNNNNNNNNNNNNNNNNNNNNNNNNNNNNNNNNNNNNNNNNNNNNNNNNNNNNNNNNNNNNNNNNNNNNNNNNNNNNNNNNNNNNNNNNNNNNNNNNNNNNNNNNNNNNNNNNNNNNNNNNNNNNNNNNNNNNNNNNNNNNNNNNNNNNNNNNNNNNNNNNNNNNNNNNNNNNNNNNNNNNNNNNNNNNNNNNNNNNNNNNNNNNNNNNNNNNNNNNNNNNNNNNNNNNNNNNNNNNNNNNNNNNNNNNNNNNNNNNNNNNNNNNNNNNNNNNNNNNNNNNNNNNNNNNNNNNNNNNNNNNNNNNNNNNNNNNNNNNNNNNNNNNNNNNNNNNNNNNNNNNNNNNNNNNNNNNNNNNNNNNNNNNNNNNNNNNNNNNNNNNNNNNNNNNNNNNNNNNNNNNNNNNNNNNNNNNNNNNNNNNNNNNNNNNNNNNNNNNNNNNNNNNNNNNNNNNNNNNNNNNNNNNNNNNNNNNNNNNNNNNNNNNNNNNNNNNNNNNNNNNNNNNNNNNNNNNNNNNNNNNNNNNNNNNNNNNNNNNNNNNNNNNNNNNNNNNNNNNNNNNNNNNNNNNNNNNNNNNNNNNNNNNNNNNNNNNNNNNNNNNNNNNNNNNNNNNNNNNNNNNNNNNNNNNNNNNNNNNNNNNNNNNNNNNNNNNNNNNNNNNNNNNNNNNNNNNNNNNNNNNNNNNNNNNNNNNNNNNNNNNNNNNNNNNNNNNNNNNNNNNNNNNNNNNNNNNNNNNNNNNNNNNNNNNNNNNNNNNNNNNNNNNNNNNNNNNNNNNNNNNNNNNNNNNNNNNNNNNNNNNNNNNNNNNNNNNNNNNNNNNNNNNNNNNNNNNNNNNNNNNNNNNNNNNNNNNNNNNNNNNNNNNNNNNNNNNNNNNNNNNNNNNNNNNNNNNNNNNNNNNNNNNNNNNNNNNNNNNNNNNNNNNNNNNNNNNNNNNNNNNNNNNNNNNNNNNNNNNNNNNNNNNNNNNNNNNNNNNNNNNNNNNNNNNNNNNNNNNNNNNNNNNNNNNNNNNNNNNNNNNNNNNNNNNNNNNNNNNNNNNNNNNNNNNNNNNNNNNNNNNNNNNNNNNNNNNNNNNNNNNNNNNNNNNNNNNNNNNNNNNNNNNNNNNNNNNNNNNNNNNNNNNNNNNNNNNNNNNNNNNNNNNNNNNNNNNNNNNNNNNGGGTTGATGTGCAATAGCAGATTAGTAGTATTGGAAATATTTACAAACCAACAAATTTTTTCTTGCAGAGTCATAACGTTGGCACGCACGAAAGACAACTAAAGTTGGACCTTTTAGTTATGGCTATACGACAGTGCAAATGACACAAGTCACATGCTCATGACGTATACACCCTGCGCCGACACGTCCAGAAGCCAGAAAATGAACAATGGCATCATATAGAATAGCATATAATCAATACTAGAAATGCTTGCGGAACGACAAATTTCTCATTCCTAACCTAGAATAATGCCATTGGTTGAAATGCAGATTCAACAATACTAAATTTGTTTGCAAAACGGCAAAGTTTTCTTGGCTGAGCTATAACATTTCCATTGGCATGAATACAGACAACTCTGTTATGCAAAACACAACTAAATTCAGCCCTTCTACATATGGTTATAAGACAGCCACACACGACACGATCCGTGTCTGCGCCATCACATCTAAACAGAAAAAAAACATTGATGTCGTGGAGTAACCAAAAAACCCACGGTCGGCATCACGCACATTAATACCCGAAAAATTCGCAAAACAATAGTTTTTTCCTTGCCGAGCTAGAGCATTGACACTGGCAGTAATACCGGCAATTCTGTTACAGAAAATACAACTAAACCCAACTCTTCCAAATATGGTTACACAACAGGCGTAAACAACATGAATAACATGCCCAGATGTACCGGCACACCTGAAGAGAAGCAACATTGATACCGCTGACATTCGAGAAAAACCGCGATCGTTGTCACCGCTGAATATATAGCATATCATTAATATAATATATACTAGAAACGTTCGCAAGACGACGGACTTATCTTCGCCGACCCATAACATTGCCGTTCGCATGGGTACCGGCACTTCCGTTGCACGGAACACAACTAAATTCGGCTCTTCTACTTACGACTATATACGATAACGCAAACGACACAAAAACTGCATGCCGATGACAAACACATCTGAATTGCACGGCGTCGAGAGTTAAAAATGGGCTGGGGAAATAAATGGTTTATCATGGTCATCACCTGCCGCTGCACCCCTTTAGCTGATGCACCAGTGCGCCCACCCTGCTGAAGTTCACCACGGGCTGGTTCCTGCGAATCACAAGTTAAGCAGAGAGAGCAGATGAAATCAATACCACCCAACACGAGATAACAAGAGCTAGCAGAGGGGGAGGGAGGGTGTAGGGGCGGCGGTACGGACAGCAGGTGGGCGACTTCGTTGAGGATGTTGTCGGCGTCGTGGATGAAGAGGTTGACGACCTCGGCGAGGAAGCCCTCCTGCTCCACCGACCGCAGGTGTTGGAAAGCCTCGTCCACAATACCCTAGATGATCACACAAGAGGAAAGATCAGGCAATCCGGCCCAGTGATTCCAGATCACAAGCAAGCACACGGCGATTAGATGGGATGTAAGGGAAGGGGACTCACCGTGGTGAACATGGAGTCGGCGAGGGCGTTGAGCTGAGCCCTGAGCGCGGCGGCCGCCATGGCAAGGAGGTCCGGGAGTCCGGCGGTGCAAGAGGGCCTGAGCGGAGGGGGGCGATCCGGGGGTAGGGCCGGCGGAGTGGACGAGGAGAGGGGAGAGAAGTGCAGGTTATATAGCGGACTCACGAGTCCATTTCTCTCACGCGGAGGCGTTTTGGCAGCCATTAACGAGCTTCGCGACGgcctgcgtgcatgcatgcatgcatgcagctacTGCTAGTGCTGGATGGATTGATACCGCGTGCATTCATGAGCTAGCTGTTGCACGCTCTCTACAGCGAAGCACCAGTACACGTACAGTTGTCGTTTCCAAAACAGCAATGGTATTCTGCCGCTAAAAAAAGGAAAACAGCAATGGTATTCTTATTACATAGTATCACTTTTATAGAAAATCTTGAGTACTACTTATTGCagtttgatgatgatggttattcCCACGTTCTGGCTTTGGTTTAGGCCCTGAATAAACGGATGGAGGGAGTAGAGCAGGTGGTTATTCTACCTCACACATTTCGAAAAGTATTTTTTTTTTGTTAAAacttgtactactccctccgtcacagtttagaaggcacagttaaatttgcgtgtgttttcacaatagacaaggtttagggcgcattgcatttatttctagtagctaattagtacttcgatatactatttctatatgtatgcgtagtgtgaatgctattttttaacccatctcacaaccaatagataaccacctaggtcGCAGAGAATTTCCAAGTgtgccttctaaaccgtgacggagggagtatgtaaaaTATGATCTCCGATTTGAGAAATAAGTACTTTGTGGCACAAGCTTCACTACATGGAGTAAAAATTGAGAATTTCTGGTAAGTAACGTAAAATTTGTCACAAATGTGAACTAGAGGTAAAGAATGGAATTTACTCACAAAAATAGGATGTCTGTTTTAAAAGCACTTTGAAACCATCATTCCCAGCTCCATCAATCTCGTCTCGATGCCCTTCCATGCATCTCCTGAAGAATTCATGCATGGGAGACTATAACTACATAAGATCGAGTAAACTTGTAATTTGTAAGGACTATGTTCTTCCTTTTTATGTGTGATGACCCATGGGGATCGATCATGACGGGTTATACCTAAGGGGCACGCCCAAGAACACATATGGCC is drawn from Triticum dicoccoides isolate Atlit2015 ecotype Zavitan chromosome 4A, WEW_v2.0, whole genome shotgun sequence and contains these coding sequences:
- the LOC119289295 gene encoding histidine-containing phosphotransfer protein 2-like is translated as MAAAALRAQLNALADSMFTTGIVDEAFQHLRSVEQEGFLAEVVNLFIHDADNILNEVAHLLNQPVVNFSRVGALVHQLKGCSGR